The Apium graveolens cultivar Ventura chromosome 3, ASM990537v1, whole genome shotgun sequence sequence TTGGACGGATAATATAACATTGGAATCCTTTATGATGAAGAGGGGGTACAGATTTTGAAACAGCTTGCGTAATCTGCAGATGCAAGAGATTATTATGTTAAGATATATTGCAACTAAAGAGTTCCGCCTACATACGATGTATGAGCAATTTATTCTAGCTCTACTTACAGCATTGACCAAATGGTCATAAACTTTTTCTTCAAGATATGCCAGTGTAGTTCCTGAATCAATTAGACTTTGCTCGTTGCTTGATATCGAGTGTACTGATGGATTACTGGGCGAATACAGCCCATTGACAGAAATACTCAGCAGGTTTACAAAGTAAAGTGTCCTGAAATTTGAAAGGGGTTACCTACATGACTCCACGTTGCAATGCTGCCAATCATCTTTTAACAAAACTGTCTCGGGGAATATATTTGTGCTCAGAGTGAACTGCTAAACCATGTACTTTCATAAAGATCCTAACTTACAGACAAACATAGTCAAAGAAAAAATATACCTTGATGGCAGGAGAGGAGTGTAAACAAGGTTTGGTTCCTCAATCTGACCAAACACTAAAATACCACCACCACTGTCACCTCCTTTCAGACAGTGAGAAAACGAATCTGGAGCTATCTCTTGAGAAAAAAGTTGGGAGACAACTGATAATCCTTGCTGCCCAAAACCAAAGATCCCATTAACAGCTCCCATTCGGTTTGAGATCCTTCCACTCTCTGAAGTGCTACAGCTGTTTTAAATACAACCGtaaacaaagtaaactaaatTTGGAATCACAAGAAAAGAAAATTTAGCTCCAAAATGACAGGTACAAACTAGCATACCCAAAGACAATCGGAGCTGTAATGTTTGAAATCACTGAACTACCAACAACCCTGTCAATATGTATAACATCCTCCACGTAATAACCTGAAGTAGTACTACCGTCTCCATACTCTAAAGTGTATTTGCACTGTTTAGCCTGATAAGGACAGGTTTTTTCAGGAATAACAGGGGATTTAAAATCACATCTTCGATTCAAGCAGGAGACTACAGAAGCTGTAGACGACGATGTTGGATCAAACATCTCAAGTCTAATCTGTTAAAAAATTGAAAACCAAAAAATTGTCATATTTCTTTATCGAATGAATATAAAAAAATAATGGCCTCaaacaaaatataaaaaaaaaattcagaaagTGAGGAACACCTCTGAGAAATGACATTACATTAAGATTGGTCGATGTAGGACAACCATGACAGGAATTGCAACCAACCCACAGAACATCACTTCCAGTATCAATCTGTACGTAGTATTCTTTCGGTGGAGATCCTAACTTAATCCTTGTG is a genomic window containing:
- the LOC141710880 gene encoding aspartic proteinase 36-like produces the protein MAIVNFAITLLLLEVFLLLALAGVESAATLSLERRLPENVEPSELLRRDSSRHHRKLAESYDGVIDFTVDGTSNPYITGIYYTRIKLGSPPKEYYVQIDTGSDVLWVGCNSCHGCPTSTNLNIRLEMFDPTSSSTASVVSCLNRRCDFKSPVIPEKTCPYQAKQCKYTLEYGDGSTTSGYYVEDVIHIDRVVGSSVISNITAPIVFGCSTSESGRISNRMGAVNGIFGFGQQGLSVVSQLFSQEIAPDSFSHCLKGGDSGGGILVFGQIEEPNLVYTPLLPSRTLYFVNLLSISVNGLYSPSNPSVHSISSNEQSLIDSGTTLAYLEEKVYDHLVNAITQAVSKSVPPLHHKGFQCYIIRPRLSAIFPSIIIQVVVSRLFPSVTLNFAGGASMIVTPEDYLLQQITVDGALVRCLGFQKSKHQGFTILGDIVLKDRVVIYDLGRQRIGWADYDCSLPVNVSMNASSGTTRDYVTARSIGGTNSIREDLIQRIIPISIIFLLLHISIF